In a single window of the Deinococcus aetherius genome:
- a CDS encoding glucose-1-phosphate adenylyltransferase family protein — translation MSTRIAGQKVLAIVLAGGKGSRLAPLTTERAKPAVPFLGTYRLIDFTLSNLVHSGVQDVWVVEQYLPHGLNDHLSGGRPWDLDRTRGGLVVMPPFSSPGNEDGEFAQGNAHALAQHLPLIREFGPNVVLVLSADHIYRFDYSDLIRAHVGHRASVTMATTEVELGQATRFGNVVTGEDGRVERFAYKPDEPLGGTVTAEIFAYDAQVLLDTLEELGRQGDLGDYGEELLPALVARGDAYAHPLGGYWMDVGTLSAYHGAHRDFLDGRGFPLDTEDWPFITSSIARPPTRVEGTARLDHALVCGGAVIAGEVVGSVVGPNAVVEHGAVVRDSIVQAGAVVRAGARVTRTIVDLHATVGEGAQVGAEGGDLSVIGARATVEAGARVGGGLVVEPRVTVRAGREGETARPPEGDDTAGK, via the coding sequence ATGAGCACGCGCATTGCCGGTCAGAAGGTCCTCGCCATCGTCCTCGCGGGGGGCAAGGGCAGCCGTCTCGCGCCGCTGACGACCGAGCGGGCCAAGCCCGCCGTGCCCTTCCTGGGGACCTACCGCCTGATCGACTTCACCCTGTCGAACCTCGTGCACAGCGGCGTGCAGGACGTGTGGGTGGTCGAGCAGTACCTTCCGCACGGGCTGAACGACCATCTCTCGGGCGGGCGACCCTGGGACCTCGACCGCACGCGCGGCGGCCTGGTGGTCATGCCGCCCTTCTCCAGCCCCGGGAACGAGGACGGCGAGTTCGCCCAGGGCAACGCCCACGCCCTCGCCCAGCACCTCCCCCTGATCCGCGAGTTCGGCCCCAACGTGGTCCTGGTCCTGAGCGCCGACCACATCTACAGGTTCGACTACTCGGACCTGATCCGCGCCCACGTGGGGCACCGGGCGAGCGTCACGATGGCCACCACCGAGGTCGAGCTGGGGCAGGCCACCCGCTTCGGCAACGTGGTGACGGGGGAGGACGGCCGGGTCGAGCGGTTCGCCTACAAGCCCGACGAGCCGCTGGGAGGGACGGTGACCGCCGAAATCTTCGCCTACGACGCCCAGGTCCTCCTCGACACGCTGGAGGAACTGGGTCGGCAGGGCGACCTGGGGGACTACGGCGAGGAGTTGCTGCCCGCCCTCGTCGCGCGGGGGGACGCCTACGCGCACCCGCTGGGCGGCTACTGGATGGACGTGGGCACCCTGAGCGCCTACCACGGGGCGCACCGCGACTTTCTGGACGGCCGGGGATTCCCCCTCGACACCGAGGACTGGCCCTTCATCACGTCCTCCATCGCCCGCCCGCCCACCCGGGTCGAGGGCACGGCCCGCCTCGACCACGCCCTCGTCTGCGGCGGGGCCGTCATCGCAGGCGAGGTGGTGGGCAGCGTGGTCGGCCCCAACGCCGTCGTCGAACACGGCGCGGTCGTGCGCGACAGCATCGTCCAGGCAGGCGCGGTCGTGCGTGCGGGGGCGAGGGTCACCCGCACCATCGTCGACCTGCACGCGACCGTCGGCGAGGGGGCCCAGGTCGGTGCGGAGGGGGGCGACCTGAGCGTCATCGGCGCCCGCGCGACGGTGGAGGCTGGGGCGAGGGTGGGCGGCGGGCTCGTCGTCGAGCCGCGCGTGACGGTGCGGGCCGGGCGGGAAGGGGAGACCGCACGTCCGCCCGAGGGAGACGACACGGCGGGGAAGTGA
- the apaG gene encoding Co2+/Mg2+ efflux protein ApaG — protein sequence MTGPQNAPDVRVTVDVRHLPTHSGPERQVFAYVIRIENHSDETWQLLARHWDIVDASGRETVVDGEGVVGQQPLIAPGGVFVYDSFMTVQDTPGRMGGHYVLRDAWGERARIPIPPFVLEVPGERTLN from the coding sequence ATGACCGGCCCCCAGAACGCCCCCGACGTGCGTGTCACCGTGGACGTGCGGCACCTTCCCACCCACAGTGGCCCGGAACGGCAGGTCTTCGCCTACGTCATCCGCATCGAGAACCACAGCGATGAAACGTGGCAACTCCTCGCCCGCCACTGGGACATCGTGGACGCTTCTGGCCGCGAGACGGTCGTGGACGGCGAGGGCGTGGTCGGCCAGCAACCCCTCATCGCGCCGGGCGGCGTCTTCGTGTACGACTCCTTCATGACCGTGCAGGACACGCCGGGGCGCATGGGCGGCCACTACGTCCTGCGGGACGCCTGGGGAGAAAGGGCGCGCATACCCATCCCGCCCTTCGTGCTGGAGGTGCCGGGGGAGCGGACGTTGAATTAG
- the dusA gene encoding tRNA dihydrouridine(20/20a) synthase DusA, with product MSAAPRHPHTLSVAPMMDWTDRHCRAFHRTLTRHTLLYTEMVTTGAILHGDRERHLGFGEAEHPVALQLGGSDPAALAQCARMAEDWGYDEVNLNCGCPSDRVQNGSFGACLMGTPDVVARCVEAMHGATALPVTVKHRIGIDDLDSYEHLTRFVSTVAGAGCETFIVHARKAWLSGLSPKENREIPPLRYEVVRQLKGDFPSLTVVLNGGVLTLEAARDHLAWADGVMIGRAAYQDPYLLATADRDMFGEDVTPPTRQEVVEAFLPYVAGQLEAGQPLNRVMRHALGLFAGQPGARHWKRTLSEQGHRPGAGLEVVREALAGVPESVLNARPGVGEAQTV from the coding sequence ATGAGCGCCGCCCCCCGCCACCCGCACACCCTGTCGGTCGCCCCGATGATGGACTGGACCGACCGGCACTGCCGCGCCTTCCACCGCACCCTGACCCGGCACACCCTGCTCTATACGGAGATGGTCACGACGGGCGCGATCCTGCACGGCGACCGGGAGCGGCACCTGGGATTCGGGGAGGCCGAGCACCCGGTGGCGCTGCAACTCGGCGGCTCCGACCCCGCCGCGCTCGCCCAGTGCGCCCGAATGGCCGAGGATTGGGGGTACGACGAGGTGAATCTGAACTGCGGCTGTCCCAGCGACCGGGTGCAGAACGGCTCGTTCGGCGCCTGCCTGATGGGCACGCCGGACGTGGTGGCCCGTTGCGTCGAGGCCATGCACGGCGCGACCGCCCTCCCCGTCACCGTGAAGCACCGCATCGGCATCGACGACCTCGACAGCTATGAGCACCTGACCCGCTTCGTCTCCACGGTTGCCGGAGCAGGCTGCGAGACCTTTATCGTCCACGCGCGCAAGGCGTGGCTCTCGGGCCTGTCGCCGAAGGAGAACCGGGAGATTCCCCCCCTGAGGTACGAGGTCGTGCGGCAATTGAAAGGGGACTTCCCGAGCCTGACGGTCGTGCTAAACGGCGGCGTGTTGACCCTCGAAGCCGCACGTGACCACCTCGCCTGGGCGGACGGCGTGATGATCGGGCGGGCAGCGTACCAGGACCCCTACCTCCTCGCCACCGCCGACCGGGACATGTTCGGGGAGGACGTGACGCCCCCCACCCGGCAGGAGGTCGTCGAGGCCTTCCTCCCCTACGTCGCCGGGCAGTTGGAGGCGGGGCAGCCCCTGAACCGCGTGATGCGCCACGCTCTCGGCTTGTTCGCGGGGCAGCCCGGCGCCCGCCACTGGAAGCGGACGCTGAGCGAGCAGGGCCACCGCCCCGGCGCGGGGTTGGAGGTCGTGCGGGAGGCGCTGGCGGGAGTGCCGGAGAGCGTGCTGAACGCGCGGCCCGGGGTGGGGGAGGCTCAGACGGTCTGA
- a CDS encoding M42 family metallopeptidase, with product MTAPTTQINQDFLFALLREAGPSGSERRAADVWKREAERFALVSEDHFGNVYAELGPEDAPTIALMGHLDEIGLMVSYVGDEGLLSVVAVGGWDPQVLVGQRIRLLAPEGDLTGVVGKKAIHLMDPEERKQASKMEDLWLDVGLSREQAQARIPVGTVGVIDQGPILVGERIVGRALDNRVGAFIVLEALRALAGMDLKHRVVAVGTSQEEIGLFGAQVSGYRLNPVAGIAVDLTHETKQPGVNEKKNGVKPFGSGANLSVSARTSPVIRRQMIAVAQAEGIPYTVSASPHSTATDGDALSLARAGVPSAVVSAPARYMHSPNEMVDARDVKACIDLIAAWIRGLEAEPDFTR from the coding sequence ATGACTGCCCCCACAACCCAGATCAACCAGGATTTCCTCTTCGCCCTGCTGCGCGAGGCGGGGCCCAGCGGCTCCGAGCGCCGGGCGGCGGACGTGTGGAAGCGGGAAGCCGAGCGCTTCGCCCTTGTCTCCGAGGACCACTTCGGCAACGTGTACGCCGAACTCGGCCCCGAGGACGCGCCCACGATTGCCCTGATGGGTCACCTCGACGAGATCGGCCTGATGGTGAGCTACGTGGGCGACGAGGGCCTGCTCAGCGTGGTCGCCGTCGGCGGCTGGGACCCGCAGGTGCTCGTGGGGCAGCGCATCCGCCTCCTCGCGCCGGAGGGGGACCTGACCGGCGTGGTGGGCAAGAAGGCGATTCACCTGATGGACCCGGAGGAGCGCAAGCAGGCGAGCAAGATGGAGGACCTCTGGCTCGACGTGGGCCTGAGCCGGGAGCAGGCGCAGGCCCGCATCCCGGTCGGCACCGTCGGCGTGATCGACCAGGGCCCGATCCTTGTCGGGGAGAGGATCGTGGGCCGGGCGCTCGACAACCGGGTGGGTGCGTTCATCGTGCTGGAGGCGCTGCGGGCCCTGGCCGGGATGGACCTCAAGCACCGGGTCGTCGCCGTGGGCACCAGCCAGGAGGAGATCGGACTTTTCGGGGCACAGGTCAGTGGCTACCGCCTGAACCCGGTCGCCGGAATTGCCGTGGACCTCACGCACGAGACGAAGCAGCCCGGCGTGAACGAGAAGAAAAACGGCGTGAAGCCCTTCGGCTCGGGCGCCAACCTCAGCGTGAGCGCGCGGACGAGCCCGGTCATCCGGAGGCAGATGATCGCGGTCGCGCAGGCGGAGGGCATTCCCTACACCGTCAGCGCCAGCCCGCACTCCACCGCGACCGACGGCGACGCTCTCAGCCTCGCGCGGGCAGGCGTGCCGAGCGCCGTGGTGAGCGCCCCCGCCCGCTACATGCACTCGCCGAACGAGATGGTAGACGCCCGGGACGTGAAGGCCTGCATCGACCTCATCGCCGCCTGGATTCGCGGGCTGGAGGCGGAGCCGGACTTCACGCGCTGA
- a CDS encoding TCR/Tet family MFS transporter: protein MRAPPASRRPAALVFILLTVLLDVMGLGLIIPVFPPLVTELAGSPTAGAQFVGLFTAVYALMQFVFAPILGALSDRYGRRPVLLASLTGMGLDYLLLTVAPNLWWLLLGRIIAGMTGASITVANAYLADVTPPENRARSFGLLGATFGVGFILGPALGGVLGDISLRLPFLVAAGLALLNALYGFFVLPESLSPENRGARPGQGVLNPLAPLGALGRYPLVRNLAAAFIFIGLAQQAIFSTWVLFTERVLGWSPAQNGVALAVVGLLGAIVQAGLVGTAMRVLGERGAIITGLLLGVVQYVLLGAARTDATLYASIVVGALAGIAGPAIQGLISRTVDPTEQGRVQGALTSVNSLVGIVGPLIAASVFAYFTRPGNTFNEPGAAFYLSAVFSLLGTLVAGVVLRRAGKNPAPVRLQE, encoded by the coding sequence ATGCGCGCTCCCCCTGCCTCCCGCCGTCCCGCCGCGCTCGTGTTCATCCTGCTCACCGTGCTGCTCGACGTGATGGGGCTGGGGCTGATCATCCCGGTCTTTCCGCCCCTGGTGACCGAACTGGCGGGATCGCCGACCGCCGGGGCGCAGTTCGTCGGCCTCTTCACCGCCGTCTACGCGCTGATGCAGTTCGTGTTCGCGCCGATCCTGGGCGCCCTGTCGGACCGCTACGGCCGCCGCCCGGTCCTGCTGGCGAGCCTGACGGGGATGGGGCTCGACTATCTGCTGCTGACCGTCGCGCCGAACCTGTGGTGGCTGCTCCTGGGCCGGATCATCGCGGGGATGACGGGGGCGAGCATCACCGTGGCGAACGCCTACCTGGCCGACGTGACGCCTCCCGAGAACCGGGCGCGGAGCTTCGGCCTGCTGGGGGCGACCTTCGGGGTGGGCTTCATCCTGGGCCCGGCGCTCGGCGGGGTGCTGGGGGACATCAGCCTGCGGCTGCCCTTTCTGGTGGCGGCGGGGCTGGCGCTGCTGAACGCGCTGTACGGCTTCTTCGTCCTGCCCGAATCACTGTCGCCGGAGAACCGGGGGGCGCGTCCGGGGCAGGGCGTGCTCAACCCCCTCGCGCCGCTGGGGGCCCTGGGGCGCTATCCCCTGGTGCGCAACCTCGCCGCCGCCTTCATCTTCATCGGGCTGGCGCAGCAGGCGATCTTCAGCACCTGGGTCCTCTTCACCGAGCGGGTGCTGGGGTGGAGCCCGGCGCAGAACGGGGTCGCGCTCGCGGTCGTCGGCTTGCTCGGGGCCATCGTGCAGGCGGGGCTGGTCGGGACGGCGATGCGGGTGCTGGGGGAACGGGGGGCGATCATCACGGGGCTCCTCCTCGGCGTCGTGCAGTACGTGCTGCTAGGCGCGGCGCGCACGGACGCGACGTTATACGCCTCCATCGTGGTCGGGGCGCTGGCGGGCATCGCGGGCCCGGCCATCCAGGGCCTGATCAGCCGCACCGTTGACCCCACCGAGCAGGGCCGGGTGCAGGGGGCGCTCACCAGCGTGAACAGCCTCGTGGGAATCGTCGGCCCCCTGATCGCCGCGAGCGTGTTCGCCTACTTCACCCGGCCGGGCAACACCTTCAACGAACCCGGCGCCGCCTTCTACCTGTCGGCCGTGTTCAGCCTGCTCGGCACCCTCGTCGCGGGCGTGGTGCTGCGGCGGGCGGGGAAGAATCCTGCCCCAGTGCGGCTTCAGGAGTGA
- a CDS encoding MFS transporter produces the protein MRAWRAGPTFRRLWLASTSANIGDGIGKTALPLLVASISRDPIVVASLSAFASLPGLVFTLPFGALIDRLDRRTLLVVAHTARGVLLGLLALAVFTGHLHVALLYGLAFVLGTAETLADGTAETFVPSLVENEHLEDANGALYATSVTSNEFVGPPLGGLLFAALPGLPFLVNALSFLGSTALIWALPGRPARHSSPRESWWRGVVEGLKWLWSHALLRSVALLMALTTLLDAAVFALFVLFATALPGVGPVGYGLLLTAGAVGHILGSLLSPYVSRRFGAGRTVLGSVFVLGLVYLGLSVLHAPPLLAALLVLDGLNLGLSGVVRVALRQRLVPPELRGRVGGAYRFMVAGAAPLGAFLGGVLGQTLGLRETFAVAGGLALVAAVLFVGRVNNRAVARAQEWVDAQTRLSSLSRE, from the coding sequence ATGAGGGCTTGGCGGGCGGGACCGACCTTCCGGCGCCTGTGGCTGGCGAGCACGAGCGCGAATATCGGGGACGGCATCGGCAAAACGGCGCTGCCGCTGCTCGTCGCGTCGATCTCGCGCGATCCCATCGTCGTCGCCAGCCTCTCGGCCTTCGCCTCGCTGCCCGGCCTGGTGTTCACGCTCCCGTTCGGCGCCCTGATCGACCGGCTTGACCGCCGCACCCTGCTCGTGGTCGCGCACACGGCGAGGGGGGTGCTGCTCGGCCTGCTCGCCCTCGCCGTCTTCACGGGGCACCTCCACGTCGCCCTGCTGTACGGGCTCGCCTTCGTCCTCGGCACGGCGGAGACGCTCGCGGACGGGACAGCCGAAACCTTCGTGCCGTCGCTCGTAGAAAACGAGCACCTGGAGGACGCCAACGGTGCGCTGTACGCCACGAGCGTGACGAGCAACGAGTTCGTCGGCCCGCCGCTCGGGGGGCTGCTGTTCGCCGCCTTGCCCGGCCTGCCGTTTCTCGTGAACGCCCTGAGCTTTCTCGGGAGTACGGCGCTGATCTGGGCCCTGCCGGGCCGACCCGCGCGCCACTCCTCGCCGCGCGAATCGTGGTGGCGCGGGGTGGTGGAGGGCCTGAAGTGGCTGTGGTCGCACGCGCTGCTGCGCTCCGTGGCGTTGCTGATGGCCCTCACGACGCTGCTCGACGCGGCGGTGTTCGCGCTGTTCGTGCTCTTTGCGACGGCTCTCCCCGGCGTCGGCCCAGTGGGCTACGGCCTGCTGCTCACGGCAGGTGCGGTTGGGCACATCCTCGGCAGCCTGCTGTCGCCGTACGTCTCACGGCGCTTCGGGGCGGGGCGAACCGTGCTCGGCTCGGTGTTCGTCCTGGGGCTCGTGTATCTCGGCCTGAGCGTCCTCCACGCGCCGCCGCTGCTGGCCGCGCTGTTGGTGCTCGACGGCCTCAACCTGGGCTTGTCGGGGGTCGTGAGGGTGGCGCTGCGCCAGAGGCTCGTGCCCCCGGAACTGCGCGGGCGGGTGGGTGGGGCGTACCGCTTCATGGTCGCCGGTGCTGCCCCGCTCGGTGCGTTTCTGGGAGGGGTGCTCGGACAGACCCTGGGCCTGCGCGAGACCTTTGCGGTGGCGGGCGGGCTGGCCCTCGTGGCGGCGGTGCTGTTCGTGGGCCGCGTGAACAACCGGGCGGTGGCCCGCGCCCAGGAGTGGGTGGACGCACAGACACGTCTTTCGTCACTTTCGCGTGAATGA
- a CDS encoding NUDIX hydrolase N-terminal domain-containing protein yields the protein MTHPHLIADELRALALLGLTYVRDPYDLDRYRRVLALSAELAAQDSPARLGEVKGAYLEARGVGWHGWDALPELHPGHAASLRIARAALDSGTPYFDPEPAREWHEQARPGGTTPQRRSLRVRLVRLLMQASFRALLRG from the coding sequence GTGACCCATCCCCACCTCATCGCCGACGAGCTGCGCGCCCTGGCCCTGCTGGGCCTCACCTACGTCCGGGACCCGTACGACCTCGACCGCTACCGCCGCGTGCTGGCGCTGAGCGCCGAGTTGGCGGCACAGGACAGCCCCGCCCGTCTGGGTGAGGTCAAGGGTGCGTATCTGGAGGCGCGAGGGGTGGGGTGGCACGGCTGGGACGCCCTGCCCGAGTTGCACCCCGGACACGCGGCCTCGCTGCGAATCGCGCGGGCGGCGCTGGACTCGGGCACGCCCTATTTCGACCCCGAGCCCGCCCGCGAGTGGCACGAGCAGGCCCGGCCCGGCGGCACGACGCCCCAACGTAGGTCACTTCGCGTCAGGCTCGTGCGTCTGCTCATGCAGGCGAGTTTCCGGGCGCTGCTCCGGGGCTAG
- a CDS encoding DUF2785 domain-containing protein — protein sequence MNWAEVAARGYAVPEGLHPPDALGELLGMLGSEDPEVRDRQAYSTLAHWTRAGHFDSVLRELGDATAFGLSHESVLVRSFSALVLGEAIRRDRLTSLLPGETVAVWRDRWTRWYPHELDVRSFEEGVGWVHAVAHGADTAREVASHPRTERAELRGLLDTLTKRLRSLPLHLNQTEDDRLALAMLAVLAREEYEPGDVRGWLADYRTLWTPLSFPLSPGAALALRTLHSLHTLLHLGATVDGVTLRPAYPEATLAAVQDILRSVHPYSGEGQTV from the coding sequence GTGAACTGGGCGGAGGTGGCGGCGCGGGGGTACGCGGTGCCGGAAGGGCTGCACCCGCCGGACGCGCTGGGCGAACTGCTGGGGATGCTCGGCAGCGAGGACCCGGAGGTGCGGGACAGGCAGGCGTACTCGACGCTGGCGCACTGGACACGGGCGGGACACTTCGATTCCGTCCTGAGAGAACTGGGAGACGCGACGGCCTTCGGGCTGAGTCACGAGAGCGTTCTCGTCCGTTCGTTTTCAGCTCTCGTGCTGGGGGAGGCCATTCGGCGGGATCGGCTGACCTCCCTGCTTCCCGGGGAGACCGTTGCCGTCTGGCGGGACAGGTGGACGCGCTGGTATCCACATGAACTCGACGTGCGTTCCTTCGAGGAAGGGGTCGGCTGGGTCCACGCCGTCGCGCACGGAGCGGACACGGCGCGGGAGGTAGCGAGTCATCCCCGGACCGAGCGCGCGGAGCTTCGCGGCCTCCTCGACACCCTCACGAAACGCCTGCGCTCCCTGCCCCTGCACCTCAACCAGACCGAGGACGACCGTCTCGCCCTGGCCATGCTCGCCGTTCTCGCCCGCGAGGAGTACGAACCCGGAGATGTGCGGGGATGGTTAGCCGACTACCGGACCCTCTGGACACCCCTCTCGTTCCCGCTTTCACCCGGAGCCGCCCTCGCCCTCCGAACCCTCCACAGCCTCCACACCCTGCTCCACCTGGGCGCAACGGTGGACGGCGTAACTCTCCGCCCGGCCTACCCGGAGGCAACGCTCGCCGCCGTGCAGGACATCTTACGCAGCGTCCACCCGTACTCCGGTGAAGGTCAGACCGTCTGA